Within the Periophthalmus magnuspinnatus isolate fPerMag1 chromosome 7, fPerMag1.2.pri, whole genome shotgun sequence genome, the region CACACATATGTGACATGGTCCATACCTCCACACTAATCCACTCAACTATTTATACTCTGTCCTTTCAAAATAAGAGTGTGATGTAAAGCTGTTGTATGAAGTTAATCCATGGCAGATCTCAGAATGCTGGAAACTCATGTGACAGGCTAACTCCATAAACCACAAGCAAAACTATAATGAGAGGATAAATACTATACAAGCCTACTGTACACAGTCGTTACATAAGAAGAGTTCTCATCAAGGTGTCACAGGGCAAAGCCTTAAAAGACAAAATGGGTAAAGGGAATCTAATATAACAATAGTTAGAAGAGGTCAGTAAGACCCCCTTGCCTACAGAAGTTGGTAGATCAATCCCTTccctgagtaactttttaaataagttgtacttttcagagtttctagcagcatacttttcctcctacttgagtaatatttttattatacattgttatattgttgttgacaatatgaaatgatttgtaaATTTGTGTTTCTTACTGCTTCAGATaggattttttttcacatttttgactctatcctttgaaaactccagattttgtgtattatattaATACTTTGTCATTTCACTTACAttgacttcaaattataaatcaggtgTTACACtatctttaagttactcttatttgagtagcCAGTATTTGAGTAGAATTTgaactactttgtacttctactctagaaatattattttgaagaaacATCACTCTTGCTTGAGTGCATTTTTTAGCTACTTCTGATTATAAtgaatatattttgtgtgtttggtgCCAAGAGATGTTGAGTGCTATAATGTGCGCCAAACACCTTGATCACTGATGAAGACTAGTTGCAAGAGACCTTGACTGTAGGGTGCAGGCTTGTCTTGGTCTCCTTCAGTTTTGACCCTGATCCGGCTGGTCCCTCAGAGCAGAACAGCTGTAGTTTATCACTGGAGTTTATCATGTTATGTGGACCCTGACACTTCACTGTGGCCCACAGGGCCGCATTCCTCCTGGCTCCAGCTCAAAGCTCCAAAATCCCACTGGAACTCGGGACCGAAAGGGACACATGGCTTTGACACATCTGTGACATGAACAATAGACCACGTTATTTATAGACCTGACTCACTACTACTGTAAAACTAGGCTACTTTTACCTCAGCACAGTAAAATGTTATTAAGCTAGTTAGCCTTAACACTATTACCAAAGtcttttaagtatttttgaacTTTTCGCATGCATTATACGATGTCAAATCTAATGTTTTAGGAAGTAAATGTGCTTGTCCATTTTAGTAGACTGTTAGTTATTATAACTTTTAGTTTTattacttacattttttttaccttgtagttccacaaaaacacattacttAAAGCTTTGACCAATGCCTAATTGGTTTGAACTTGGTGCAGGAGCCTCCTCCCATCAATGGCTCCTCGGCACCAGTGGGGGGGGCAGTCTGTGGACTAATAATTCACTGTTAACGTCTGGGACAATATACATCACCCTTAGTGTAGAAATCCAACCCACCAGCTCCTACTGATGAGCAGAGTCAGAATAACCACTGTGGCACATCACGTTTCCGTTGGAGACCCTGgtataattatttttcttttttttaaattagagcTTTTAGTTTAGCGCTACAATTTCCTAGTTTCCTGAACGCAACTCGCTAATGTTGAATGTACTTGCGCATGCGTCGTTTCAGTTCTTCCTGGTTACGTCTGCTGTTTTACTTCAGTTTGATTTATATGATTATTACTATGTTTTGAATGTACATCTGTGTCTGATGTGAGACTCGTGAACATACAGAGATGGCGTGTACGGCGGGATGCACGTTATTGCTCGTGCTCGCGCTTGGAGCCGCACTGAGAGACACGCACGCACGGGAGTTcacggaggaggagatggaggcgATCAGGTAGCACGCACCTGCCCCACAACTACAGGCCAGCCACTTAAaactgcattatgtaactttgctggtggGGGCTCCGCTACTTGTCTCAGTTAGGATGTTGGATGTTGGGgagttccacagtgtggcattctATTTTCCTTGCTATTACTCAAAAAAaacttttgaaaaacatgcattctgactgtgagtgggtccatctctccacagatttcaCCTGTAATATGACCTGATTGGGATACCAATGTCCTTGTCCTTatggagatggatacatttaatgccacacaagcagaaacattacaggcacaacaacaaaatctcaatggagacaagcagcatgTGCCAGGTGCctctaaaagttacacagtgcatctttaacagttAATTGGGCTGTGTGCGGAAACGGCAACCAGAGGGCACACGTCGATGACAACAAATCCTCTTAATTATGAAAGAAGAAAGGCAAGACAGTTGCAGGGAGACTATTATAACAAAGTAAGACATAACCTaaacatacaacaacaacataaccAAAAAGAGTGAGTAAAAGAttagaaccacagactgtgtatgATTAGAATATAATTGTAAGCAAAATCCTACCTGACTGGTTTGCATGGGTTAACCGCCAACAACTCAAAACAACCAGCTGAGAGATGAAGAGTAAGCTTCAGGAGAAAAAGCAGATAGGAGATATCCACTTTAAGAAcgtaaccaggacttaaacttaGTTTTTCTTTAGGTCCAGGATACGGTCCATGTTTTATCATGCCTACAACAGTTACTTGGACCATGCCTTCCCCTATGAtgagctccgccccctcactTGTGACGGACAGGATACCTGGGGAAGGTAAGGCAGATACATACTCCTCATGTGTGTGACCCTTCCCTCGATGATGACTCTGAATTCTTTCATATCCATTCCAGTTTCTCTCTCACTTTAATTGATGCACTGGACACTCTCTTGGTGAGTCCTCCAAACACAAATCACATCTCAGTACTGACCAATGACAGCGAAGCAACCAATCATAGCCCTGAACTAACTAATTGCGCCTCATCACTGGCAGGACCAATCACTGTTCAGGACATTTGTATATCATGTACTGCTGTTCATGTCCATTGGGGGGCGGTCTTTTGCAGGTTTTGGGGAACAGAACTGAGTTCCAGAGAGTGGCCTCTCTGCTTCAGGAAACGGTGGACTTTGATATTGATGTCAATGCTTCAGTTTTTGAGACCAACATCAGAGGTAAAAAACCTCTTCCAGTCCTGCTTGAACAGAACACCTTAAGGTTTCTTCTACATTTGTCATTGACTGTTCAGATCTAATTAGACATATTAATGTTCCTTCTAAACATGTTCAGATGTCCTTGAACTTGCTCAGTCTGACCTCCTTCATTTCATTCTTAATTCTGTTCACATTGTTATAAATCTGTTATTATTCCTAACTTGGAACGCTGTTTCTTATTGCAGTGGTGGGAGGTTTGCTTTCTGCTCACCTTCTCTCAGGTCGGGCTGGTCTGGACTTAGAGCCTGGTTGGCCCTGTTCAGGTCCATTACTTAGGATGGCAGATGACGCGGCCAAGAAACTGTTGCCAGGTCAGAGACACAATTaaccaaaaatatatgaaacatgTACCGAACATCACATTAGgtataatttaaatattgaaatatcaatataatacaattcaaattttgttagttttttttttggtcaatgtTTCTTAAGTCTCCAAGTCTCTCTCTCCAGCTTTTGAGACCCCCTCTGGGATGCCATATGGGACAGTGAATCTGCTCCGTGGAGTCAGTCCCTCCGAGACCCCAGTCACCTGTACAGCTGGAGTGGGGACATTCATCCTGGAGTTTGCAACTCTGAGCCGACTCACCGGGAACCAAACCTACGAGGACCTGGCCCGCAAGGCTCTGCAAGCTCTGTGGGAGACCAGGTCCAGCATTGGACTGGTACTGACCGTGGACTTCATTcagaactgaacctggactaaccTTAGCCTGTTTTGGTCCCCAGGTGGGAAACCACATAGATGTTGTGACTCAGAAGTGGGTGGCTCAGGATGCAGGGATTGGAGCTGGAGTCGACTCCTACTTTGAATATTTGGTCAAAGGAGCCATCCTCCTCCAGGACTCAGGGCTACTGCacatgttccatggtatggctCACAAAAGGATAGAATTTGTCCATGAATTGAGTCTGTCATTTGAACAGCTGATGTTTAGATGTAAAATAGATAATGAGATGCAACTTTAAGATTATTGTATGCGAAAATTGTGTAAAAGGCTGAATCAAGCCTTTATTACTTTGATTTATTTCAGAATATGACAGAGCGATCCAGAACTACACTCGGTTTGATGACTGGTACCTGTGGGTCCAGATGCACAAAGGCACTGTGTCCATGCCCGTCTTCCAGTCCCTAGAGGCATTCTGGCCTGGGCTACAGGTAAAACTTATCTGGGAGGAGTGGGATCATTGGGCAAACACATAAATGCCACCCTAGTACTAGTTTAGACTAAACTTGATTGTCAATGGCCTTTAGTCTTTGATTGGCGATCTGGAAAGTGCAATGCGGACCTTCCAGAACTACTATTCGGtctggagacagtttggaggaCTTCCAGAGTTCTACAGCATTCCACAGGGCTATACTGTGGACAAGAGAGAGGGCTACCCTCTTAGACCTGGTAAGAAATAAACAGGATTTACCCATTTATACCAAAAATTGACTTACCCAAAACAACGCAGCACATGGCCCAAACCAttttaataaatttttttttactgtgtgtgtgtgcgtgcataaGCAAGTAAGCAAGTAAACAAGTAAACTAACCACAAACAATTTAGACCAGACACGAAGCCACCTAGACAAGGATATGACACTAACCAGGGTCAGGACCAGTGCAATACATGACATGTATCAATATTAGATTTAAAATAAGTAATGAGTTAATTAAGAGTGTATATTCCTTTTCTAATtgtattatatatgtgtgtgtgtgtgtgtgtgtgtgtgtgtataaatatgtatttctgatttatttaaatatattttggggttTCAGAGTTGATAGAAAGTGCAATGTACTTGTTCCGAGCCACTGGGGATCACTTGTACCTGCAGATGGGCCTGGACGCTTTGGAGTCCATTGAAAAGATCAGCCGCACACCATGTGGATATGCCTCAGtgagactactactactactattactactattactactactactaagactgggtatttttatgtattatttcagtttttatattttttatgactCTAGATTAATATAGTCACAATATAACCATTTCAAAAtcagttttgatactaaaaacTTAAATTGTTTATAAAGTATAATTTTGATACAATCTGTTTCAGGTGAAAGATCTGAGGGACCACCAACTAGACAACAGGATGGAGTCCTTCTTTTTGGCAGAGACAATTAAATACCTTTACCTGCTCTTTGACCCCACCCATTTCCTGCATGGGGGAGGGCCATGGGAAGAAGGGGGTGGGCCATCTGGAAGGTGTGTGCTTGGGACAGGTAAGTTAATTTCACACACATTGGAGTTGTTTAGCATTTACACAGATTGaatgaaaagtacaattaaattaaaacttttCAACAGGAGCCTACATCTTCAATACTGAGGCCCATCCCATCGATGCTGCTGCTTTGTACTGCTGCCATAGCCATGAGTCTGACCAGTCGGAGATTAGGAACATTTTACTGGGCCAGCCCACTGCATCATCTACTGGTCAGTCACAAAGCTCAAATCTTAGATGTCCAGTTCAACCCTTCAGCTCTAGACTTGCAGTTACAGGACAAGTCTTCAGTGAGAACAACTAAAAAATATgtgaaccaaaactaaactgggacagaacagcattataacaatgttttaaaaatacatgtttgtttgtatttaaagatggcgtgtgttacatttgtttttaatttcaaTAAAGActcatttgttttttcttaaacgatgtatttatttaagcgTTCATCTGGGAACTGGAGGGGTACTGTTGCATCATCATTCCCATGCCTAGTACAAGTCCTGTCACAGTACTATagctgaaataaaaaacatacaaatttaGACTTAATTTAAACagctttatttacaaaaataccACAAACAAACCCTCTTCGTCCTGATATGAACTGTTCCTCTGTAACTTCAATGTGCCACTACTAGCGTAATATTTGTTAATTATTATACGCCATCTGTAAAGAACTACAGTTGAGATGAAACATAAACTCGGTTCCTAAGCATAATTACCTGCACTGCATGCCTGTACATTATTTAACCACAGTTTGTTAGCAACACATAGGTTGAGTTAGGTTCACAAATAGCCTCAAACAGCAGAACACTTTGCTTCATATCCTAGCTGACACAAAGATATTTTCAGCCACAAAGGGTAGTAAAGGGACATTTTTAGTGCTGATCTGGAACATCAAATAAAGCTGTATTCTGTCCTGAGTGAGATTGCTCCCTCTAAGCACTAAACTGTACAACGTTTTTGATACATGTACTATATATTATTGttgctgtattttctgtgtaGTAATATTTCTCTTCATTTGACCCATTGCCCTCATCTACtgcacctgtcaggagcagtggaccagatctgagccaggatcctgGTTAAGACTGCTAAATAGTGTTTCTGTCATGATTTTGTGAACTTGCTGAATTGACGAGGTGGTTAAATGACGACGACAGTGATGGAGTCATCAGAGTGTTGCTGTGGAAACTGTGATGCAGCGGTCACCGTGGAGACGCTCAGACAGTCGCCATGGAGACCCTCAGATGGAAACGAGAGTGAAAGAATGAGCTGGACCACACTCTCACCTCAGTCATCTTTAACAACTGTGAACTGGAATCAGAAAAACACTGGTTTAGAGCAAGGGATTGGGGCTCTAAGGTGTCAGGtgtacagtgattttttttggtAGCAGTAAAACAGATTTGTTTCGTAAAGATGGGAATAAAATTTGCTAAATGCACACAGTGTGAAACTGAGGTTCCTCTACTGAGGAAATCTCAGGCTGTAGTGCCATCGTTGTCTacagggggagaagagagaggtctGAGGAGGTGGTGCTGCTAATGATGGCAATTATGTAGATAAACGCATTTGCCAGCTCCAGGTCAAGTAAAATGGCCACACAccaaattaatgaaaaaaatgtattaaaaaaataataataaaaataaaaaatgttcagATTGGTTCACAACCAAGCCTGGATCCAAATTTGGTTGGGACATGAGGCTGTtgtaatattttgacttttaatttcaccatatttttattttaattaaaaaatatatataagccTATATTGttgttaaaacatattttttccttACATGAATATCAGGGCCTTTGGGCAAATTTTACTCTAGAGTTATACCTGAATATTTACACCTGTCTGACAACAGAATATGTATTGTTTGATTAGCTTGTAACCTACTAGAAACTACTCAAgtcaaaatgaatttaaactcATATTGAAGTATTTCTTTTTTGCTGTGTACTTAGTCTGAAACCAAATTTTGTTTCACAAAGTGTATTCACATAGTTATTCACAGTTTAATCCAGGACCCGTTTCCTCTCCTTTAGAAACAGTCACAGAGTTCTTATCAGCATTGGATCTTGTTCTGGTCCACATGAGGTTTGGACTTGGTTCTGATCATCATCTGATATGTGTAAACACAGGTTTTAGGTTCTTCTGTTTTGGCTCTGTTTCTAGCCTTAGTTCTGGTCTTGTGTAgatagtcctggttctggtacTTGTTCTGGTTTGATCAGACTGTAGTGACAGACAGGAGCGGACTGGGCCAGCCCTTGCTCCTGTTTTCTGTTCTAGTCCCATGGCTCAGCAGCTCCTCAATGGTGGTCCACTCGTCAAGAATCTGCCTGGTCCTTATGCGGTCCAAGTTCTGGTCTCTCAGGACCATGAGTGGATCCTGGTCTGGCCCAGAACGACTCTGGGAGGATCTGATCCGGGTTTTGTGTCCTGGTCTGCGGCGATCTTGGGGAGGTGGGAACAACTCTTCATCAGTGGTGACATCACTCCTCTGATGGACCAATCGTGGAGCTCGATGCCTCCGAAGTGGCCTCTGATTGGGCGATCTGGGGCTGGACTGGACTGTGCTGTAAAACTGGGGAGTGGACTCTCGGTTGGACCTAGTTTTGAGAGTCTGAGAGGTCCGAGTCAGAGGACTGTGAGGGTTTTGGTCCAGGCTAAGGTCTCTGGTCCGGTTAACCTTGGTGAAGACTTGATCCAAGGACTCTCTGGATCTGGTTGTGATGGGTTGTGGGGTGTATGTAGAAGAATTTTGAGCGATTTGGTtgaagtcctggttttggtcttggtttaagcTGGGTTGTCTGTCATGGGTCA harbors:
- the edem2 gene encoding ER degradation-enhancing alpha-mannosidase-like protein 2 — translated: MACTAGCTLLLVLALGAALRDTHAREFTEEEMEAIRSRIRSMFYHAYNSYLDHAFPYDELRPLTCDGQDTWGSFSLTLIDALDTLLVLGNRTEFQRVASLLQETVDFDIDVNASVFETNIRVVGGLLSAHLLSGRAGLDLEPGWPCSGPLLRMADDAAKKLLPAFETPSGMPYGTVNLLRGVSPSETPVTCTAGVGTFILEFATLSRLTGNQTYEDLARKALQALWETRSSIGLVGNHIDVVTQKWVAQDAGIGAGVDSYFEYLVKGAILLQDSGLLHMFHEYDRAIQNYTRFDDWYLWVQMHKGTVSMPVFQSLEAFWPGLQSLIGDLESAMRTFQNYYSVWRQFGGLPEFYSIPQGYTVDKREGYPLRPELIESAMYLFRATGDHLYLQMGLDALESIEKISRTPCGYASVKDLRDHQLDNRMESFFLAETIKYLYLLFDPTHFLHGGGPWEEGGGPSGRCVLGTGAYIFNTEAHPIDAAALYCCHSHESDQSEIRNILLGQPTASSTGQSQSSNLRCPVQPFSSRLAVTGQVFSENN